A stretch of the Rhinoderma darwinii isolate aRhiDar2 chromosome 3, aRhiDar2.hap1, whole genome shotgun sequence genome encodes the following:
- the LOC142750304 gene encoding histone H2A-like encodes MSERKSLRGKRRATARSRTSRAGLKFPVGRIHRFLRKRNYGRRFSSDAPVFLAAVMEYMTAEILVGAGIAALRRNSCRITPRHLQLAMHRDVELDELLKNVIVAQGGIMPKIQAEPRWYVQINQRSPGI; translated from the coding sequence atGTCAGAAAGAAAAAGTCTGAGAGGAAAGAGAAGAGCCACAGCCAGGAGCAGAACATCCAGGGCTGGCCTGAAGTTTCCAGTTGGCCGTATACACCGCTTTCTGAGGAAACGGAATTATGGCAGACGCTTCAGTTCTGATGCTCCAGTTTTCCTGGCCGCTGTGATGGAGTATATGACTGCAGAGATCCTGGTTGGCGCCGGCATCGCAGCCCTACGTCGTAATAGCTGCCGCATTACACCTCGTCACCTACAGCTGGCAATGCATCGAGATGTGGAGCTGGACGAGCTGCTTAAAAATGTCATCGTAGCGCAGGGGGGCATCATGCCCAAGATCCAGGCCGAGCCCCGCTGGTACGTCCAGATAAACCAACGCTCTCCAGGCATCTAA
- the LOC142750305 gene encoding histone H2A-like produces MSERESLRGKRRATARSRTSRAGLKFPVGRIHRFLRKRNYGRRFSSDAPVFLAAVMEYMTAEILVGAGITALRRNSCRITPRHLQLAMHRDVELDELLKNVIVAQGGIVPKIQAEPRWYVQINQRSPGI; encoded by the coding sequence atGTCAGAAAGAGAAAGTCTGAGAGGAAAGAGAAGAGCCACAGCCAGGAGCAGAACATCCAGGGCTGGCCTGAAGTTTCCAGTTGGCCGTATACACCGCTTTCTGAGGAAACGGAATTATGGCAGACGCTTCAGTTCTGATGCTCCAGTGTTCCTGGCCGCTGTGATGGAGTATATGACCGCAGAGATCCTGGTTGGTGCCGGCATCACAGCCCTACGTCGTAATAGCTGCCGCATTACACCTCGTCACCTACAGCTGGCAATGCATCGAGATGTGGAGCTGGACGAGCTGCTTAAAAATGTCATCGTAGCGCAGGGGGGCATTGTGCCCAAGATCCAGGCAGAGCCCCGCTGGTACGTCCAGATAAACCAACGCTCTCCAGGCATCTAA